Proteins from a single region of Thamnophis elegans isolate rThaEle1 chromosome 17, rThaEle1.pri, whole genome shotgun sequence:
- the RFX5 gene encoding DNA-binding protein RFX5, translating to MADDSGLLAKIMENGSEILEGDVQGDCTLLLKLKSTISKPVQTKVDSILQDVQKFSDYAKLYLYLQLPSGPSSGEKSLDLTSLNSAEQMHACTWIRNHLEEYLDTCLPKQDVYDAYKRYCDNLCCRSLSAANFGKIIREIFPNIKARRLGGRGQSKYCYSGIRRKTVVNMPPLPSLDLKDPETLERTEATHPYNDKVVEAACALTCNWAQKILKRSFDSIVEVAQYLLQQHLISSRSAHADLVMATLVTEHTESSWGKRPPPKKSEPEAAENAAKAQPQAKPDNAPKPSAPSTRSEAKKQAEVPPKKASSPQVNALVARLPLLLPRVQVQPRDHLVVSPGTAAVHSPHTILAPKLTPTHQVAGTVKMALSVGAPPSTLLASAVNGPASLVSQPAAVPVINMVPVINVAVPPVAENRPKPKSVSSGAGGTSSAAEAERSQGEPQKVKSPTKRPADRLKEVTAKKKRGRPRKKPDEPPVAESSILRKELSKSKEDSDSVVVPAASKEPPAAPNSPPQDFPKESSQAEPPLGLEVKTPAPTQPTLAPMQPTPAPTQPTPAPTQPTPAPTQPTPAPTQPTPAPTQPREERPLEARHRIVVPPRRILPYHLSVIRTTKPRPFMPTPIRWAPRESPPLEQPEMYSYEPDMQPTDLSMKSRPPLSRDCPTTSSSWAPAGRLQRIGTDREKSAEAAGSSDATRLGHR from the exons ATGGCGGACGACAGCGGCCTGCTGGCAAAGATCATGGAAAACGGGAGCGAAATTTTGGAGGGTGATGTGCAGGGCGACTGCACCCTGCTGCTGAAGCTGAAAAGCACCATCTC AAAGCCTGTCCAGACAAAAGTCGACTCCATCTTG CAAGATGTCCAGAAGTTTTCAGATTACGCCAAACTTTACCTGTACCTTCAGCTGCCTTCGGGGCCGAGCTCAGGAGAAAAAag TTTGGACCTCACTTCTCTCAATTCAGCAGAGCAGATGCACGCCTGTACCTGGATTCGGAACCACCTGGAGGAGTATCTCGACACCTGCTTGCCAAAACAAGACGTGTACGATGCTTACAA GCGCTATTGCGACAACCTGTGCTGCCGCTCCCTGAGCGCGGCGAATTTTGGCAAGATCATCCGGGagatctttcccaacatcaaagCGAGAAGATTGGGTGGACGCGGGCAATCCAA ATATTGCTATAGTGGGATCCGTCGCAAAACGGTGGTCAACATGCCTCCCCTGCCCAGCCTGGACCTGAAAGACCCCGAGACC CTGGAGAGAACAGAGGCCACCCACCCGTACAACGACAAGGTGGTGGAGGCGGCCTGCGCCCTGACTTGCAACTGGGCCCAGAAGATCCTCAAGCGCTCCTTCGACAGCATCGTGGAGGTGGCCCAGTACCTCCTGCAGCAGCACCTCATCAGCTCCCGCTCGGCCCACGCCGACCTGGTCATGGCCACCCTGGTCACAG AACACACCGAGAGTTCATGGGGCAAGCGTCCTCCCCCAAAGAAAAGCGAGCCGGAAGCCGCGGAAAATGCTGCCAAAGCGCAGCCTCAG GCTAAACCAGACAACGCACCCAAGCCCTCGGCCCCCTCCACACGGAGCGAAGCCAAGAAGCAGGCAGAGGTTCCTCCCAAGAAGGCCAGCAGCCCGCAGGTCAACGCCTTGGTGGCCCGTCTGCCTTTGCTGCTCCCCCGTGTGCAGGTCCAGCCCAGGGACCACTTGGTGGTGTCTCCCGGGACAGCGGCTGTCCACTCTCCCCACACCATCCTGGCTCCTAAGCTTACCCCCACCCACCAGGTGGCGGGAACGGTCAAGATGGCGCTCTCCGTGGGGGCACCCCCCTCCACTTTGCTAGCCTCGGCTGTGAATGGACCCGCCAGCTTGGTCAGCCAGCCGGCCGCCGTGCCAGTTATCAACATGGTGCCAGTTATAAACGTGGCGGTCCCACCCGTAGCCGAGAACCGGCCGAAGCCCAAAAGTGTCTCCAGTGGGGCCGGCGGAACGTCCAGTGCTGCTGAAGCTGAGCGGAGCCAGGGTGAGCCGCAGAAAGTCAAGAGCCCCACCAAGCGGCCGGCGGACCGACTCAAGGAGGTGACCGCGAAGAAGAAGCGTGGCCGGCCACGGAAGAAGCCGGATGAGCCTCCCGTGGCGGAGAGCAGCATCCTGAGAAAAGAGCTGTCTAAAAGCAAGGAGGATTCAGACTCCGTTGTGGTGCCGGCAGCTAGCAAAGAACCCCCGGCCGCTCCAAATTCTCCCCCCCAGGACTTTCCAAAAGAGAGTTCCCAAGCAGAGCCCCCCCTGGGATTGGAGGTCAAGACACCGGCCCCCACGCAGCCGACACTGGCCCCCATGCAGCCGACACCGGCCCCCACGCAGCCGACACCGGCCCCCACGCAGCCGACACCGGCCCCCACGCAGCCAACACCGGCCCCCACACAGCCAACACCAGCCCCCACGCAGCCGAGAGAGGAAAGGCCACTCGAGGCCAGGCACCGCATTGTGGTTCCTCCCAGGAGGATCTTGCCTTACCACCTCAGCGTCATCCGAACCACAAAGCCCCGTCCTTTCATGCCGACGCCCATCAGATGGGCTCCCCGGGAGTCCCCGCCACTGGAACAGCCGGAGATGTACAGCTATGAACCCGACATGCAGCCCACGGATCTTTCTATGAAATCTCGTCCGCCGCTGTCCAGGGACTGTCCAACAACCTCGAGCTCGTGGGCGCCCGCGGGACGTTTGCAGCGGATTGGCACGGACCGCGAAAAGTCGGCGGAGGCCGCGGGCAGCTCGGACGCCACAAGACTAGGCCACAGATGA
- the LOC116520054 gene encoding methanethiol oxidase-like, whose amino-acid sequence MRGPRERLIYVTCILTGTGTQMPDYLATVDVDPESPTFCQVIHRLQMPCINDELHCTSWNTGSSCFGDPTKKRNRLVLPSFQSSRVYIVDTGTDPQAPCMFKVIDPKEIFCKTNMASLRTAHFVPPGDVVIACLGDLYGNGKGGFVVVDVESWEVKGTWNPPGDAAPFGFDFAFKPRHNILVSTEAGAPKFFLNGFNPEDLKKGRYGRRLNLWDWTTHCLVQSIDLGEDSAPLNVRFLHNPDAPHGFVGCALDGALHHIFRKEDGSWDTEKVVQIPKKLVTGWFQPEMTSFLADIVISLDDRFLYLSNWFHGDVRQYDITDPHCPRLTGQVFVGGSIYEGSGVTVVKDEELDCQPDPFMLQGRRVYGGPQRLQLSLDGKRLYVTNCLCTPWDKQYYPQMVREGSVMLQINVDTENGGLCVNPDFLVDFGKEPCGPSRAYEMRYPGGDSTSDVWV is encoded by the exons ATGAGAG GTCCCCGAGAGAGGCTGATATATGTGACTTGCATCCTGACTGGAACAGGGACCCAGATGCCGGATTATCTTGCCACAGTGGATGTTGACCCTGAATCTCCCACTTTTTGCCAA GTTATCCACCGTCTGCAGATGCCCTGTATTAATGATGAGCTTCACTGCACATCCTGGAATACTGGTAGCAGCTGCTTTGGAGACCCCACCAAGAAACGCAACCGACTGGTCCTCCCAAGTTTCCAATCGTCACGGGTTTATATTGTGGATACCGGGACTGACCCCCAAGCTCCCTGCATGTTTAAA GTGATTGATCCTAAGGAGATCTTCTGTAAAACCAACATGGCTTCACTACGCACGGCACACTTTGTGCCCCCCGGAGACGTCGTCATCGCCTGTTTAGGGGACTTGTACGGCAATGGAAAAG GCGGATTTGTTGTTGTGGATGTGGAATCATGGGAAGTGAAAGGCACCTGGAACCCCCCCGGGGACGCAGCTCCATTTGGATTCGATTTCGCCTTCAAACCAAGGCATAACATCTTAGTCAGCACTGAAGCTGGAGCCCCCAAGTTCTTTTTGAATGGGTTCAACCCTGAAGATCTAAAGAAAG GCCGCTACGGACGCCGCCTGAACTTATGGGACTGGACCACCCACTGCCTTGTCCAGTCTATTGACCTGGGGGAGGATTCTGCGCCCTTGAATGTCCGCTTCCTGCACAACCCAGATGCCCCACATGGCTTTGTGGGCTGCGCCTTGGATGGGGCTTTGCACCACATTTTCAGGAAGGAG GATGGGTCGTGGGACACCGAGAAGGTTGTCCAGATTCCAAAGAAGTTGGTCACCGGGTGGTTCCAACCTGAAATGACAT CGTTCCTCGCAGACATCGTCATTTCGCTGGATGACCGTTTCCTGTACCTGAGCAACTGGTTTCATGGCGATGTCCGACAGTACGACATCACCGACCCCCACTGCCCTCGGCTGACGGGCCAG GTGTTCGTCGGAGGCAGCATCTACGAAGGCAGTGGGGTGACTGTGGTGAAGGATGAAGAGCTGGACTGCCAACCCGATCCCTTCATGCTCCAG GGAAGGAGAGTCTATGGAGGACCTCAAAGGCTTCAGCTGAGCCTGGATGGGAAAAGGCTTTATGTCACCAACTGTCTCTGCACGCCATGGGACAAGCAATATTATCCACAAATGGTCAG GGAAGGGTCGGTCATGCTCCAGATCAACGTGGACACGGAGAACGGGGGTCTCTGCGTGAATCCGGACTTCCTGGTGGATTTTGGGAAGGAGCCGTGTGGTCCCTCTCGTGCATACGAAATGCGCTACCCGGGAGGAGACTCTACATCGGATGTCTGGGTCTGA